In one window of Chryseobacterium viscerum DNA:
- a CDS encoding glycine-rich domain-containing protein has product MKPEFTSILLDNIQLDYDQDPLWKRISEYQIDQADVIIPFSRKLAQTEGWTRRFCLLAIEEYKKFVYLCCISKNGASPSIVVDKVWHMHLLYTTEYWKEFCPKILERELHHFPNVGGINDYHKHQDWYLETLKLYINIFSQNPREGLWRIPKEIIPFLLPENGNKIKSTEQFTWKKTFEKLHSKVFNYIHHRSVLK; this is encoded by the coding sequence ATGAAACCCGAATTTACTTCCATTTTACTGGATAACATACAGTTAGATTATGACCAGGATCCTTTGTGGAAAAGGATTTCAGAATATCAGATTGATCAGGCTGACGTCATTATTCCATTTTCCAGAAAATTAGCTCAGACTGAAGGTTGGACGAGAAGATTCTGTCTGCTTGCTATTGAAGAATATAAAAAGTTTGTTTATTTATGCTGTATCTCAAAAAACGGAGCCTCACCTTCAATCGTAGTAGATAAAGTATGGCATATGCACTTGCTTTATACCACCGAATACTGGAAAGAATTCTGTCCGAAGATCCTGGAAAGAGAACTGCATCATTTCCCAAACGTAGGTGGAATTAATGATTATCATAAGCATCAGGACTGGTATCTGGAAACATTAAAACTTTACATTAATATTTTCAGCCAAAATCCACGCGAAGGTTTATGGCGTATACCCAAAGAAATTATACCATTCCTGCTACCGGAAAATGGGAATAAGATAAAAAGTACCGAACAATTCACCTGGAAAAAAACCTTTGAAAAATTACATTCAAAGGTCTTCAATTATATTCATCACAGATCGGTTTTGAAATAA
- a CDS encoding polyphosphate kinase 2 family protein, translating into MDTNFSDDFKVNGKFSIKKASTSYKGKLTKEDGEQMLIQEKEKLRELQEKLYADGSQSLLVVLQAMDAAGKDSMIEHVFGGVNPQGCNVTSFKTPSSKEYSHDFLWRHYLALPQKGMIGIFNRSHYESVLVCKVHPEYNLSEKTWSSVKDFDNKFWENRYESIRNFEKHLSQNGTTVVKIFLHVSKDEQKKRLLDRIDEQEKNWKFSVGDLPERALFDQYMEAYETAINETSKDHAPWYVLPADSKWFTRIAAIQIIIDTLEKMNLKYPTLSDKDTEGLQQAKKQLMEE; encoded by the coding sequence ATGGACACCAATTTCTCAGATGACTTTAAGGTAAATGGAAAATTTTCAATAAAAAAAGCGTCAACATCTTATAAAGGAAAGCTTACCAAAGAAGATGGAGAGCAAATGCTGATTCAGGAGAAAGAAAAGCTTCGTGAACTGCAGGAAAAATTATACGCTGACGGAAGCCAGTCTCTCCTGGTTGTATTGCAGGCTATGGATGCAGCAGGAAAAGACAGTATGATAGAACATGTTTTCGGAGGGGTAAATCCGCAGGGATGTAATGTGACCAGCTTTAAAACTCCAAGCTCTAAAGAGTATTCCCATGATTTTTTATGGAGACATTATCTTGCATTACCACAGAAAGGAATGATAGGGATTTTCAACCGGTCTCATTATGAAAGTGTTCTGGTCTGCAAAGTACATCCTGAATATAATTTAAGTGAAAAAACGTGGTCTTCAGTAAAAGATTTTGACAATAAATTCTGGGAAAACAGATATGAAAGTATTAGAAATTTTGAAAAACACCTTTCACAGAACGGAACAACCGTTGTAAAGATCTTTTTACATGTTTCTAAAGATGAGCAGAAAAAAAGGCTTCTGGACAGAATTGATGAGCAGGAAAAAAACTGGAAATTCTCTGTAGGGGATCTTCCGGAAAGAGCATTATTTGATCAATATATGGAAGCTTATGAAACAGCCATCAATGAAACATCAAAAGATCATGCTCCATGGTATGTACTTCCTGCCGACAGCAAATGGTTTACAAGAATAGCTGCTATCCAGATCATTATTGATACTCTTGAAAAAATGAATCTCAAATATCCTACACTTTCTGATAAAGACACGGAAGGTCTTCAACAGGCCAAAAAGCAATTAATGGAAGAATAA
- a CDS encoding DUF1573 domain-containing protein, protein MKKLIAGIALFGTFAIASAQTITFDKTTFDYGTIKPNADGTRFFTVTNSGDKPLILSNVKPSCGCTTPEFSQDPIMPGKSAKIKVGYNTAIPGGFNKMIEVFSNDPANSRSVIYIKGNVDANAPAPVAETKVLTPAEQKEAAKAEKKAAKLAKKAAAK, encoded by the coding sequence ATGAAAAAACTAATTGCAGGAATTGCATTATTCGGAACATTTGCAATTGCATCTGCACAAACGATTACATTTGATAAAACAACTTTCGATTACGGTACTATTAAGCCTAATGCTGATGGTACGAGATTCTTTACTGTAACGAATTCAGGTGATAAGCCTTTGATTCTTTCAAACGTAAAGCCTTCTTGTGGATGTACAACTCCTGAGTTCAGTCAAGATCCTATTATGCCTGGTAAATCTGCTAAAATCAAAGTTGGATACAACACAGCTATTCCTGGAGGTTTCAACAAAATGATTGAGGTTTTCTCTAACGACCCTGCAAACAGTAGAAGTGTAATTTACATTAAAGGTAATGTAGACGCTAATGCTCCTGCTCCTGTTGCTGAGACAAAAGTATTGACTCCTGCAGAGCAGAAAGAAGCTGCTAAAGCAGAGAAGAAAGCTGCTAAACTAGCTAAAAAGGCTGCTGCGAAGTAA